Part of the Pseudomonas lijiangensis genome is shown below.
CCGGTGAATTCGCCTTCTACGATGAAGCCCAGTTCAGTCGCCTGTTGCTGATAGAGACGCAGCAGCTCGGCACTGTGTCTGGCTTCCATGGGCAGGAAGGTGGTGGCTTCCAGCAGACGCGCTGACGTGCCGGGCAGTTCCTCTTCGGCGACGATGGCCTCAATGGCCTTGAGAATTTCATCCCACTGCCTGAGTTCCACAAAGCGTACATCGAGCTTTGCCGTGGCAGTGGGGGCGACGGTATTGCTGGAGGTGCCGCCGGACATCAAGCCCACATTGGTGGTGATGCCTGCCGCATAGTCGGTCAAGGCATGCAGTTTGATGATTTTGTGCGCCAGTGCCTCAATGGCGCTGGCACCGTCGGCATGGTTGACGCCCGAATGGGCGGCGCGTCCGCTGACTTCGATGATCAGCGTGGCGCCACCTTTGCGTGCGCTGACCACGTTGCCGCTGGCGCGTCCCGGCTCAGGGTTGAGCACGGCCTGTGCTGCACGGGCATAGCGTTCTATATGAGCACGGGCGCTGCCCGAGCCGATCTCTTCATCGCCGGTATAGAGGATCTGTACCGGAAACGGCAGGGGTGGCAGGCGTTTCAGGGCCTTGAGCGCAAAGCAGTTCAGCACCAGCCCGCCTTTCATGTCTGCAACGCCCGGGCCGTAGGCCAGTTTGTCATCGCGGGAATAGCCGCGAGTGGCGGTGGTGCCTTTGGGGAACACCGTATCGCGATGCCCCAGCAGCAGGACTGGCTTGCCCGGACCACCGGGCAGTTCCGCCAGCAGCACATCGCCAAAGTTTTCGACGGCGATGCGTTCGACAGGGATGCTGTCGGCCTGCAGTTCGGCGGCGAGCAGTTCACCTACCGCATCGACGCCTGCCTTGTCGTAGCTGTTGGAGTCGGTATCCACCAACCGTTGCAGCAGCGACTCCATGGCATCGTATTGCCCGGCCAGCCATTGGCGGGTCTGCTTTTGCAGTTCGTTCACAAAGCGTTCTCCATGGCCTGGTGTTCACGGGTCAGGCGTGCAGCATCATTGCCCAGGTCCCAGAACAGACCGGTCATGATTTGCAGGCTTTCCTTGACCACCGGTGCCAGCAGGTGTTCGTTGGGGGCATGCTGGGAGCACGCCGGGTACGAATGTGGCACCCAGACCGTGGGCAGGCCAAGCACTTCTGCAAAGACGTCATTGGGCAGCGAGCCGCCGAGGTTGGGCAGCAGGGCGGGTTTCTTGCCGGTGGTGGTGATCAGCGAACCCAGCGCCCATTCCACCCACGGGCTGTCAGGCGACAGGCGAGTAGCGTTCATGACGTCGATCCGGCCTTGTTTGACCTCGACATTGCTGAAGCCATGGGCATCCAGGTGAGCACGTACTGCCGGAATGAACGTGGTGTAGTCGCTGTCCACCACAAAGCGCATATGGCAATGGGCAAAGGCCTTGCCGGGGATCGCGTGAACCGGAGCGTCCGGGTTGCCGGTCTTGAACGCCAGAACATCCAGGGTATTCCAGCCGAACACCTTTTCGCTCAGGGTCAGGCCAGGTTCGCCCCAGTGCGGGTCGATATCCGGGTCGCCGGGGCCGCCGCCGACTTCGATGTCGCTCAGTGCTTCGCGTACTTTTTCAGTAATGGCCTTGGGCATGAGGCCTGCCACTTTCACACGGCCTTTTTCATCCACCATGCTGGCGATGGCATTGGCCAGGATGATGCCGGGGTTGGCCAGCAGCCCGCCCCAGTTGCCGGAGTGATGCGCGCCTTCACGCAGGTCCACGTTCAGCTCGAAATTGAAGACGCCCCGTGAGCCGAGAAACAGCGTCGGGCGTGAGGCCGCCAGGCGAGGACCGTCGGACGCAATGAA
Proteins encoded:
- a CDS encoding M20 family metallopeptidase, translated to MESLLQRLVDTDSNSYDKAGVDAVGELLAAELQADSIPVERIAVENFGDVLLAELPGGPGKPVLLLGHRDTVFPKGTTATRGYSRDDKLAYGPGVADMKGGLVLNCFALKALKRLPPLPFPVQILYTGDEEIGSGSARAHIERYARAAQAVLNPEPGRASGNVVSARKGGATLIIEVSGRAAHSGVNHADGASAIEALAHKIIKLHALTDYAAGITTNVGLMSGGTSSNTVAPTATAKLDVRFVELRQWDEILKAIEAIVAEEELPGTSARLLEATTFLPMEARHSAELLRLYQQQATELGFIVEGEFTGGCADSGFTASLGIPTLCGLGPVGGKVHTDREYLELDTLVPRGQALVATILALNESSALNR
- a CDS encoding M20 family metallopeptidase — encoded protein: MSSRSNAIENVCEQFDNGAFFALLQSSVAYPTQSQEAASLPELYRYLKEFITPHVERLGFSVQIHENPVAERGPLMIATRIEDPQLPTLLSYGHGDVVRGYDAQWYEGLSPWNVVERGERWYGRGTADNKGQHLINLTALEQTLKARDGKLGFNVKLLLEMGEEDGSPGLRAFCEEHSEALAADIFIASDGPRLAASRPTLFLGSRGVFNFELNVDLREGAHHSGNWGGLLANPGIILANAIASMVDEKGRVKVAGLMPKAITEKVREALSDIEVGGGPGDPDIDPHWGEPGLTLSEKVFGWNTLDVLAFKTGNPDAPVHAIPGKAFAHCHMRFVVDSDYTTFIPAVRAHLDAHGFSNVEVKQGRIDVMNATRLSPDSPWVEWALGSLITTTGKKPALLPNLGGSLPNDVFAEVLGLPTVWVPHSYPACSQHAPNEHLLAPVVKESLQIMTGLFWDLGNDAARLTREHQAMENAL